One window of Siniperca chuatsi isolate FFG_IHB_CAS linkage group LG15, ASM2008510v1, whole genome shotgun sequence genomic DNA carries:
- the LOC122861480 gene encoding kanadaptin isoform X2 translates to MAASPPSDVCVKNTVEEMNSAMETEECSATENGGEPEKKDVHDTEPETKDTFKKPALFAAPSLASKRSSVAAPSKPTAAEINSVTENNKAEVADTTSGDSSGPVIENKTTEKGQEEDKKGSKDKNAAPVKTKPEAKPRALPTKGPPAGKFPPLPYTEPHWGGKAPEIPYALEILKNGTIVDTVPLTQSYFVVGRLPVCDVSLEHPSISRYHAVIQYRRQAGEGESVGEERGFYVHDLGSTHGTVVNKNKIPPKTYIRLRVGHVLKFGGSTRLFILQGPEFDEEEESELTVTELRERAQKQKAELERRMLGDGSDDDEQDKEEDGEGESHKSQSKQSNEDSGCSWGMAEEAVPEEDENEENPFSTEFHEDQEAAYLKDPKKALQGFYDREGEELEFEYEDKSHGSWLCRIKLPVDDAMGRQLVAEVAHTGKKKEAAIQCCLEACRMLEARGLLRQEAVSRKRKKKNWEDEDYYDSDDDTFLDRTGAVEKKRQERMKRAGKIEERPETYESLVAKLSEVEKELAETQKKLSAGRGDSSGSSTEDPLDAFMSAVRSEAAMDAVERRKLHMHVADLRKDAQRLNKLVELTRPTQMPSLLPSGSSEPEKPKKTLPLFGAMKGGSKYKLKTGAIGKLPPKRPNLPAELFNMKELPLGGEEEEEEEEEEEEAGKNEDNDDEECAAITETNVDLEESSASVSQENTPSRRQRPQPAQSREPKAEQSGEEEEQVPQRSSNKAVAPSGPEGDSERAAEPSPRKNVKKKMMGPSKPPVQLSGQYPEDDPDYCVWVPPSGQTGDGRTHLNDKYGY, encoded by the exons ATGGCCGCCTCCCCGCCGTCAGACGTGTGTGTGAAAAATACGGTCGAAGAAATGAATTCTGCAATGGAAACGGAGGAGTGCTCGGCCACGGAGAATGGAGGGGAACCCGAAAAGAAGGACGTACACGACACTGAACCAGAAACAAAAGACACTTTTAAGAAACCGGCTCTTTTCGCAGCACCTTCTCTCGCCAGCAAACGCAGTAGCGTCGCTGCTCCGTCCAAACCAACAGCAGCCGAAATAAATAGtgtgacagaaaacaacaaagctgaagTGGCGGACACTACGAGTGGGGATTCTTCGGGTCCtgtaattgaaaacaaaaccaccGAAAAAGGTCAAGAAGAGGACAAAAAGGGcagtaaagacaaaaatgcGGCTCCTGTCAAAACCAAGCCAGAAGCTAAACCCAGGGCGCTTCCTACCAAAGGGCCCCCGGCTGGTAAATTCCCCCCTCTCCCTTATACAGAGCCGCACTGGGGTGGCAAGGCTCCAGAGATCCCCTATGCTCTGGAAATCCTTAAAAACGGCACCATAGTGGACACAGTACCCCTCACACAGAGCTACTTCGTGGTTGGACGTTTACCCGTGTGTGATGTCTCTTTGGAGCATCCCTCCATCTCCAGGTACCATGCAGTGATTCAGTACCGCAGACAGGCTGGAGAGGGAGAGTCTGTcggagaagagagagggtttTACGTCCATGACCTGGGCAGCACACACGGCACCGTGGTGAACAAGAACAAGATTCCCCCGAAGACTTACATCAGACTCCGTGTGGGACATGTCTTAAAGTTTGGTGGGAGCACAAGGCTTTTTATCCTGCAG GGTCCAGAGtttgatgaggaagaggagtctGAGCTAACAGTGACAGAGCTGAGGGAGCGAGCCCAAAAACAGAAGGCAGAGctggagaggaggatgctgggagATGGTTCTGATGATGATGAGCAGGACAAGGAGGAAGACGGGGAAGGCGAAAGCCACAAGAGCCAGAGCAAACAGTCAAATGAAGACTCGGGCTGTTCATGGGGAATGG CTGAGGAGGCCGTTCCAGAGGAAGACGAGAACGAGGAAAACCCTTTTTCGACAGAGTTCCACGAGGACCAGGAAGCTGCCTACCTGAAAGACCCAAAGAAGGCTTTGCAGGGCTTCTATGACAGGGAAG GAGAGGAGCTGGAGTTTGAGTATGAAGACAAAAGCCATGGCAGCTGGCTCTGCAGAATAAA gCTTCCGGTGGATGACGCCATGGGCCGGCAGCTGGTTGCTGAGGTGGCCCACacagggaagaagaaagaagcagCCATCCAGTGCTGCCTGGAGGCGTGTCGAATGCTGGAAGCCAGAGGGCTGCTGCGCCAGGAAGCAG TGTCCCGTAAGCGCAAGAAAAAGAACTGGGAAGACGAGGACTACTACGACAGTGATGATGACACCTTCCTGGATAGAACCGGCGCTGTGGAGAAGAAGAGGCAGGAGAGAATGAAAAGGGCGGGAAAGATTGAGGAGCGGCCTGAGACCTATGAATCATTG GTGGCCAAACTGTCAGAGGTGGAGAAGGAGCTGGCAGAGACTCAGAAAAAGCTCAGTGCTGGTAGGGGAG ACTCCTCCGGCTCTTCCACCGAGGACCCGCTGGATGCCTTCATGAGTGCAGTGCGAAGCGAGGCAGCGATGGACGCTGTGGAGCGCAGGAAGCTTCACATGCACGTCGCCGACTTGCGCAAAGACGCTCAGAGGCTCAACAAACTAGTCGAACTCACGCGACCCACCCAGATGCCCTCGTTGCTGCCGAG TGGTAGCTCAGAGCCAGAGAAGCCTAAAAAGACCTTACCACTGTTTGGAGCCATGAAGGGAGGAAGCAAGTACAAACTGAAGACTGGTGCCATCGGG AAGTTGCCTCCTAAGCGCCCCAACTTGCCTGCAGAGCTCTTCAACATGAAAGAACTTCCACTtggtggagaggaagaggaggaagaggaggaggaggaggaggaggcagggaaAAATGAggataatgatgatgaagagtGTGCAGCTATTACTGAGACTAACGTTGACCTCGAAGAGTCCAGTGCATCCGTGTCTCAAGAGAACACTCCCTCACGGCGGCAGAGACCGCAACCAGCACAGTCCCGAGAGCCAAAAG CGGAGCAAAgcggtgaggaggaggagcaggttcCTCAGCGCAGCAGCAACAAGGCTGTGGCCCCATCCGGTCCAG AAGGCGACAGTGAGCGAGCAGCAGAGCCCAGCCCCAGAAAGAatgtgaagaagaaaatgatgGGCCCCAGCAAG CCACCAGTGCAGCTCTCAGGACAGTATCCAGAGGACGACCCTGATTATTGTGTCTGGGTGCCTCCTTCAG GTCAGACTGGAGATGGCCGCACACACCTAAACGACAAGTACGGCTACTGA
- the LOC122861480 gene encoding kanadaptin isoform X1 has product MAASPPSDVCVKNTVEEMNSAMETEECSATENGGEPEKKDVHDTEPETKDTFKKPALFAAPSLASKRSSVAAPSKPTAAEINSVTENNKAEVADTTSGDSSGPVIENKTTEKGQEEDKKGSKDKNAAPVKTKPEAKPRALPTKGPPAGKFPPLPYTEPHWGGKAPEIPYALEILKNGTIVDTVPLTQSYFVVGRLPVCDVSLEHPSISRYHAVIQYRRQAGEGESVGEERGFYVHDLGSTHGTVVNKNKIPPKTYIRLRVGHVLKFGGSTRLFILQGPEFDEEEESELTVTELRERAQKQKAELERRMLGDGSDDDEQDKEEDGEGESHKSQSKQSNEDSGCSWGMAEEAVPEEDENEENPFSTEFHEDQEAAYLKDPKKALQGFYDREGEELEFEYEDKSHGSWLCRIKLPVDDAMGRQLVAEVAHTGKKKEAAIQCCLEACRMLEARGLLRQEAVSRKRKKKNWEDEDYYDSDDDTFLDRTGAVEKKRQERMKRAGKIEERPETYESLVAKLSEVEKELAETQKKLSAGRGDSSGSSTEDPLDAFMSAVRSEAAMDAVERRKLHMHVADLRKDAQRLNKLVELTRPTQMPSLLPSGSSEPEKPKKTLPLFGAMKGGSKYKLKTGAIGKLPPKRPNLPAELFNMKELPLGGEEEEEEEEEEEEAGKNEDNDDEECAAITETNVDLEESSASVSQENTPSRRQRPQPAQSREPKAEQSGEEEEQVPQRSSNKAVAPSGPAEGDSERAAEPSPRKNVKKKMMGPSKPPVQLSGQYPEDDPDYCVWVPPSGQTGDGRTHLNDKYGY; this is encoded by the exons ATGGCCGCCTCCCCGCCGTCAGACGTGTGTGTGAAAAATACGGTCGAAGAAATGAATTCTGCAATGGAAACGGAGGAGTGCTCGGCCACGGAGAATGGAGGGGAACCCGAAAAGAAGGACGTACACGACACTGAACCAGAAACAAAAGACACTTTTAAGAAACCGGCTCTTTTCGCAGCACCTTCTCTCGCCAGCAAACGCAGTAGCGTCGCTGCTCCGTCCAAACCAACAGCAGCCGAAATAAATAGtgtgacagaaaacaacaaagctgaagTGGCGGACACTACGAGTGGGGATTCTTCGGGTCCtgtaattgaaaacaaaaccaccGAAAAAGGTCAAGAAGAGGACAAAAAGGGcagtaaagacaaaaatgcGGCTCCTGTCAAAACCAAGCCAGAAGCTAAACCCAGGGCGCTTCCTACCAAAGGGCCCCCGGCTGGTAAATTCCCCCCTCTCCCTTATACAGAGCCGCACTGGGGTGGCAAGGCTCCAGAGATCCCCTATGCTCTGGAAATCCTTAAAAACGGCACCATAGTGGACACAGTACCCCTCACACAGAGCTACTTCGTGGTTGGACGTTTACCCGTGTGTGATGTCTCTTTGGAGCATCCCTCCATCTCCAGGTACCATGCAGTGATTCAGTACCGCAGACAGGCTGGAGAGGGAGAGTCTGTcggagaagagagagggtttTACGTCCATGACCTGGGCAGCACACACGGCACCGTGGTGAACAAGAACAAGATTCCCCCGAAGACTTACATCAGACTCCGTGTGGGACATGTCTTAAAGTTTGGTGGGAGCACAAGGCTTTTTATCCTGCAG GGTCCAGAGtttgatgaggaagaggagtctGAGCTAACAGTGACAGAGCTGAGGGAGCGAGCCCAAAAACAGAAGGCAGAGctggagaggaggatgctgggagATGGTTCTGATGATGATGAGCAGGACAAGGAGGAAGACGGGGAAGGCGAAAGCCACAAGAGCCAGAGCAAACAGTCAAATGAAGACTCGGGCTGTTCATGGGGAATGG CTGAGGAGGCCGTTCCAGAGGAAGACGAGAACGAGGAAAACCCTTTTTCGACAGAGTTCCACGAGGACCAGGAAGCTGCCTACCTGAAAGACCCAAAGAAGGCTTTGCAGGGCTTCTATGACAGGGAAG GAGAGGAGCTGGAGTTTGAGTATGAAGACAAAAGCCATGGCAGCTGGCTCTGCAGAATAAA gCTTCCGGTGGATGACGCCATGGGCCGGCAGCTGGTTGCTGAGGTGGCCCACacagggaagaagaaagaagcagCCATCCAGTGCTGCCTGGAGGCGTGTCGAATGCTGGAAGCCAGAGGGCTGCTGCGCCAGGAAGCAG TGTCCCGTAAGCGCAAGAAAAAGAACTGGGAAGACGAGGACTACTACGACAGTGATGATGACACCTTCCTGGATAGAACCGGCGCTGTGGAGAAGAAGAGGCAGGAGAGAATGAAAAGGGCGGGAAAGATTGAGGAGCGGCCTGAGACCTATGAATCATTG GTGGCCAAACTGTCAGAGGTGGAGAAGGAGCTGGCAGAGACTCAGAAAAAGCTCAGTGCTGGTAGGGGAG ACTCCTCCGGCTCTTCCACCGAGGACCCGCTGGATGCCTTCATGAGTGCAGTGCGAAGCGAGGCAGCGATGGACGCTGTGGAGCGCAGGAAGCTTCACATGCACGTCGCCGACTTGCGCAAAGACGCTCAGAGGCTCAACAAACTAGTCGAACTCACGCGACCCACCCAGATGCCCTCGTTGCTGCCGAG TGGTAGCTCAGAGCCAGAGAAGCCTAAAAAGACCTTACCACTGTTTGGAGCCATGAAGGGAGGAAGCAAGTACAAACTGAAGACTGGTGCCATCGGG AAGTTGCCTCCTAAGCGCCCCAACTTGCCTGCAGAGCTCTTCAACATGAAAGAACTTCCACTtggtggagaggaagaggaggaagaggaggaggaggaggaggaggcagggaaAAATGAggataatgatgatgaagagtGTGCAGCTATTACTGAGACTAACGTTGACCTCGAAGAGTCCAGTGCATCCGTGTCTCAAGAGAACACTCCCTCACGGCGGCAGAGACCGCAACCAGCACAGTCCCGAGAGCCAAAAG CGGAGCAAAgcggtgaggaggaggagcaggttcCTCAGCGCAGCAGCAACAAGGCTGTGGCCCCATCCGGTCCAG CAGAAGGCGACAGTGAGCGAGCAGCAGAGCCCAGCCCCAGAAAGAatgtgaagaagaaaatgatgGGCCCCAGCAAG CCACCAGTGCAGCTCTCAGGACAGTATCCAGAGGACGACCCTGATTATTGTGTCTGGGTGCCTCCTTCAG GTCAGACTGGAGATGGCCGCACACACCTAAACGACAAGTACGGCTACTGA
- the supt7l gene encoding STAGA complex 65 subunit gamma isoform X1: protein MYQILVSVCEFESGLCLCSLIMMRYWGEIPGPAGAPPSRSSFDLLQREFRSVEMQDPPLHQPSAQRPRPTTMLDIPSEPCSLTIHTVQLCQHVRRLRGLLAAAQAQAQGQSSASSEGGSRLEETDTNLPLRPPTPPAMPDDLLPVDSKAPRQPFQLRHSDPESDFYKGKGEPVTELSWPSCRQLLYQSVATVLAHAGFESAQESVLETLTDLVHEHYLRLSRLLRVAVDREARLGASPFPDVVEQVFHEVGIGSVLALQRFWQVRIKDYHSYMLQVSKDLSAEYERLVNPEKAMEDSKPLRIKEEPMSDISFPVSEEPEADLASGDQALPMGVLGGHGERLASGLDGDHSPHTSGGGGVNNSPLWPQVKMEPQDGEEGQGAGHHHHHHHHHHGVLGGDVFEDGGPMSTMSESAGDMAPSPGGAASDGSYASHSPDSLMGASPVFNQRPKKRAKKM from the exons ATGTACCAAAT ACTCGTTTCAGTGTGCGAGTTTGAATCCGGCTTGTGTCTTTGTTCACTCATCATGATGCGTTACTGGGGTGAGATCCCTGGACCTGCAGGGGCTCCTCCCAGTCGCAGCTCCTTTGACTTGCTCCAGCGTGAGTTTCGCTCAGTGGAGATGCAGGACCCTCCCCTGCACCAGCCTTCGGCCCAGCGTCCGCGGCCCACCACGATGCTGGACATCCCGTCAGAGCCCTGCAGCCTCACCATCCACACAGTGCAGCTGTGTCAGCATGTCCGCCGCCTCCGTGGCCTCTTGGCAGCGGCCCAAGCCCAGGCTCAGGGTCAGAGCTCAGCTTCCTCTGAGGGTGGCAGCAGGCTGGAGGAGACTGATACAAATCTGCCCCTGCGTCCTCCCACCCCACCTGCCATGCCAGATGACTTGCTACCTGTGGACAGCAAAGCCCCGCGGCAACCCTTCCAGCTCCGCCACAGTGACCCTGAAAGTGACTTCTATAA GGGTAAAGGCGAGCCTGTCACAGAGCTGAGTTGGCCCTCCTGCAGGCAGCTCCTCTATCAGTCAGTGGCCACCGTCTTGGCCCATGCTGGCTTTGAGTCAGCCCAGGAGAGCGTCCTGGAGACCCTGACTGACCTGGTCCATGAGCATTACCTGCGCCTCAGCCGCCTGCTGCGGGTGGCGGTGGACCGGGAGGCTCGGCTAGGAGCCAGTCCCTTCCCAGACGTGGTGGAGCAAGTGTTCCATGAGGTGGGCATCGGTAGCGTGCTGGCCCTGCAGCGCTTTTGGCAAGTGCGGATCAAGGACTATCACAGCTACATGCTGCAG GTGAGTAAGGATCTGTCAGCCGAATACGAGCGACTAGTGAACCCAGAGAAGGCTATGGAGGACTCCAAGCCCCTGAGGATCAAGGAGGAGCCCATGAGTGACATCTCCTTCCCTGTTAGCGAGGAGCCTGAGGCCGACCTGGCCTCTGGGGACCAAGCCCTGCCCATGGGGGTCCTCGGGGGCCATGGTGAGAGGCTGGCTTCAGGCCTGGATGGTGACCATTCTCCTCACACCTCAG GTGGGGGCGGGGTCAACAACTCCCCGCTGTGGCCGCAGGTCAAAATGGAGCCGCAGGATGGCGAGGAGGGCCAGGGTGCTggccatcatcaccaccaccatcaccaccaccacggTGTCCTGGGTGGAGATGTGTTCGAGGATGGGGGGCCCATGTCCACCATGAGCGAGTCAGCGGGAGACATGGCACCCTCTCCCGGAGGCGCGGCGTCAGACGGCAGCTACGCTTCGCATTCGCCCGACTCCTTGATGGGCGCCTCGCCCGTCTTCAACCAAAGACCCAAGAAACGGGCGAAGAAGATGTGA
- the supt7l gene encoding STAGA complex 65 subunit gamma isoform X2, translated as MMRYWGEIPGPAGAPPSRSSFDLLQREFRSVEMQDPPLHQPSAQRPRPTTMLDIPSEPCSLTIHTVQLCQHVRRLRGLLAAAQAQAQGQSSASSEGGSRLEETDTNLPLRPPTPPAMPDDLLPVDSKAPRQPFQLRHSDPESDFYKGKGEPVTELSWPSCRQLLYQSVATVLAHAGFESAQESVLETLTDLVHEHYLRLSRLLRVAVDREARLGASPFPDVVEQVFHEVGIGSVLALQRFWQVRIKDYHSYMLQVSKDLSAEYERLVNPEKAMEDSKPLRIKEEPMSDISFPVSEEPEADLASGDQALPMGVLGGHGERLASGLDGDHSPHTSGGGGVNNSPLWPQVKMEPQDGEEGQGAGHHHHHHHHHHGVLGGDVFEDGGPMSTMSESAGDMAPSPGGAASDGSYASHSPDSLMGASPVFNQRPKKRAKKM; from the exons ATGATGCGTTACTGGGGTGAGATCCCTGGACCTGCAGGGGCTCCTCCCAGTCGCAGCTCCTTTGACTTGCTCCAGCGTGAGTTTCGCTCAGTGGAGATGCAGGACCCTCCCCTGCACCAGCCTTCGGCCCAGCGTCCGCGGCCCACCACGATGCTGGACATCCCGTCAGAGCCCTGCAGCCTCACCATCCACACAGTGCAGCTGTGTCAGCATGTCCGCCGCCTCCGTGGCCTCTTGGCAGCGGCCCAAGCCCAGGCTCAGGGTCAGAGCTCAGCTTCCTCTGAGGGTGGCAGCAGGCTGGAGGAGACTGATACAAATCTGCCCCTGCGTCCTCCCACCCCACCTGCCATGCCAGATGACTTGCTACCTGTGGACAGCAAAGCCCCGCGGCAACCCTTCCAGCTCCGCCACAGTGACCCTGAAAGTGACTTCTATAA GGGTAAAGGCGAGCCTGTCACAGAGCTGAGTTGGCCCTCCTGCAGGCAGCTCCTCTATCAGTCAGTGGCCACCGTCTTGGCCCATGCTGGCTTTGAGTCAGCCCAGGAGAGCGTCCTGGAGACCCTGACTGACCTGGTCCATGAGCATTACCTGCGCCTCAGCCGCCTGCTGCGGGTGGCGGTGGACCGGGAGGCTCGGCTAGGAGCCAGTCCCTTCCCAGACGTGGTGGAGCAAGTGTTCCATGAGGTGGGCATCGGTAGCGTGCTGGCCCTGCAGCGCTTTTGGCAAGTGCGGATCAAGGACTATCACAGCTACATGCTGCAG GTGAGTAAGGATCTGTCAGCCGAATACGAGCGACTAGTGAACCCAGAGAAGGCTATGGAGGACTCCAAGCCCCTGAGGATCAAGGAGGAGCCCATGAGTGACATCTCCTTCCCTGTTAGCGAGGAGCCTGAGGCCGACCTGGCCTCTGGGGACCAAGCCCTGCCCATGGGGGTCCTCGGGGGCCATGGTGAGAGGCTGGCTTCAGGCCTGGATGGTGACCATTCTCCTCACACCTCAG GTGGGGGCGGGGTCAACAACTCCCCGCTGTGGCCGCAGGTCAAAATGGAGCCGCAGGATGGCGAGGAGGGCCAGGGTGCTggccatcatcaccaccaccatcaccaccaccacggTGTCCTGGGTGGAGATGTGTTCGAGGATGGGGGGCCCATGTCCACCATGAGCGAGTCAGCGGGAGACATGGCACCCTCTCCCGGAGGCGCGGCGTCAGACGGCAGCTACGCTTCGCATTCGCCCGACTCCTTGATGGGCGCCTCGCCCGTCTTCAACCAAAGACCCAAGAAACGGGCGAAGAAGATGTGA